The following proteins come from a genomic window of Bactrocera tryoni isolate S06 chromosome 1, CSIRO_BtryS06_freeze2, whole genome shotgun sequence:
- the LOC120772017 gene encoding glycosaminoglycan xylosylkinase homolog, whose translation MAANKRTVGIIVALVILVCVVAGANLYFMYYLNVEEAPHVSSTRALENMIRQKIRELHPVYLNRNPRLFMYRNKLLKNYKPVPYENATVLWDIANWWPQENEIYPIYDTSMAQLLQTLRLEPITKVTNLAKGTQLKLLVRLANKQKVIFKPQWYERDAVIEGAVYAGKDRHTAEVYAFYLGAVLDFRWTPIVVGRVVNLKTDIYDKGDSELKNSMTITETENGTEQYCLFGKCHYCNEEETVCGDDQNNIEGVLIYIVPGSLAKRRSPWQRTYKEDKRAPWEDDMNYCKPLKDKMETMRLLDLIDAAIFDYLIQNGDRHHYETREERLVLIDNGKAFGNPNKDHLDILAPLYQCCLIRKTTWDRLQVFSGGVLTELIDRLSKHDALFPLITDKHKRGVERRLLVVYAVVEYCMDREGDKMFKQL comes from the exons ATGGCTGCAAATAAACGCACCGTTGGCATAATTGTTGCTCTGGTCATACTCGTATGCGTAGTAGCTGGCGCCAACTTGTATTTCATGTATTATCTTAACGTTGAAGAAGCTCCACATGTAAGCAGCACGCGGGCGTTGGAGAATATGATACGCCAGAAAATTCGTGAACTTCATCCTGTGTATTTAAATCGTAATCCTCGACTTTTTATGTACCgtaataaattgttgaaaaactATAAACCTGTGCCATATGAAAATGCAACCGTCCTGTGGGACATTGCCAACTGG TGGCCAcaagaaaatgaaatatatcCAATTTACGATACCTCCATGGCTCAACTGCTGCAAACATTGCGCCTAGAACCTATAACTAAAGTCACAAATTTGGCAAAAGGCACACAGCTGAAATTGCTCGTACGTTTGGCGAATAAACAAAAAGTGATCTTCAAACCGCAATGGTATGAGCGCGATGCAGTAATCGAAGGTGCCGTTTATGCGGGAAAAGATCGTCACACTGCGGAAgtatatgcattttatttgGGTGCTGTGCTGGACTTCAGGTGGACACCTATTGTGGTGGGACGGGTCGTCAATTTGAAGACAGATATATATGACAAAGGTGATAGCGAGCTGAAGAATTCCATGACAATCACAGAAACGGAGAATGGTACGGAACAATATTGTCTCTTCGGCAAGTGTCATTATTGCAACGAAGAGGAGACTGTATGCGGTGATGACCAAAATAACATAGAGGGTGTTCTCATATACATTGTGCCAGGCTCTTTGGCAAAACGGCGTTCGCCTTGGCAACGTACTTACAAAGAGGATAAACGTGCGCCCTGGGAGGATGATATGAACTATTGCAA ACCGCTAAAAGATAAAATGGAAACAATGCGTTTATTGGACCTCATTGATGCGGCAATTTTTGATTATCTCATCCAAAATGGCGATCGGCACCACTATGAGACACGTGAAGAGCGCTTAGTGCTCATAGACAACGGTAAAGCATTTGGGAATCCAAACAAGGATCATCTAGACATATTGGCGCCACTATATCAGTGTTGTCT CATACGAAAAACAACCTGGGACCGACTGCAAGTATTTTCGGGTGGTGTTCTTACCGAGCTCATTGATCGTCTTTCCAAACACGATGCGCTTTTTCCTTTGATCACAGATAAGCACAAAAGAGGCGTAGAACGTAGGCTACTGGTTGTCTATGCAGTTGTCGAATATTGTATGGACAGGGAAGGTGATAAAATGTTTAAGCAGCTATAG